Proteins from one Bradyrhizobium roseum genomic window:
- a CDS encoding strawberry notch-like NTP hydrolase domain-containing protein codes for MKYISASAAASACFEAASDIAGRSAAIGLAAQLLLPHLESGRRIDAPLLRVAMDAAFGGTDASGAWAWKTGYDACEAATVLFLRKFAPAMRARAASPVAMLPMLVKINSLLPTHTRRSEESETFQQFSTPIPLSFVASLAAAITPADVVLEPSAGTGLLAILAELAGGSLALNELAETRAGLLSLLFPGIAVTSFDAAHIDDHLNTDTVPSVVLMNPPFSAVANVDRRMADAALRHISSALARLAEGGRLVAISGASCAPDNPAWRDAFIALQERGRVVFSAAIDGAVYAKHGTSIDTRLTVIDKEPAEDTTVFPLSPGMAPDLAILLGWVMQQVPPRSPIGSTVANVATPRPVIPKTVRACAMRPSSTPAPAMEPAATELAYETLAWHPVEHGRITEALYEQYGLQSIRIPGSQAHPTMLVQSTAMASVAPPIPSYRPHLPANVVSDGLLSDAQLESVIYAGEAHGGTLQGSWTVDETFDFVSAAPADAENAVQFRRGWFLGDGTGAGKGRQVAGILLDNWLKGRRRAVWVSKSDKLIEDAQRDWSALGQERLLVTPLSRFRQGTPIRLEQGILFTTYATLRSDARDEKVSRVRQIVEWLSRDFDGVIIFDESHAMQNAAGGKGERGGAAASQQGRAGLRLQHALPNARIVYVSATGATTVHNLAYAQRLGLWGGEDFPFATRAEFVEAIEAGGVAAMEVLARDLKALGLYAARSLSYEGVEYELVEHTLTDEQSRIYDAYAGAFSVIHNNLDAAMQAANITGSTGTLNAQVKSAARSAFESAKQRFFNHLITAMKMPSLIAAIDRDLAAGHAAVIQIVSTGEALMERRLAEIPTEEWGDVQVDITPREYVLDYLAHSFPTQLYEPFIDSEGNLSSRPVYRDGQPVQCRDAVARRDRLIEKLASLTPVHGALDQIVQRFGTDMVAEVTGRSRRIVRKRGADRIDRLVVENRAGSANLAETQAFMDDDKRILVFSEAGGTGRSYHAELSAKNRRLRVHYLLEAGWKADAAIQGLGRTNRTNQVQPPLFRPIATNVKAEKRFLSTIARRLDTLGAITKGQRQTGGQGLFRSEDNLESHYAGDALRQLYVLLVMGKVEDCSLQTFEDTTGLKLMDANGIRDELPPITTFLNRLLAMTIDLQNILFTAFERLLTSRIEGAIASGTYDVGLETLTAESFAIADRQTIYTHPGTSAETRLLTITQRDRNRPVTLDDALNRLADPRAALLVNSQSRRAAVQVPARSLMTDDGEVERRVRLIRPMEHPTVALAMMPQTHWQETDRETFSRVWTAEVAEVPEFTDSEIHIVSGLLLPIWKRLPNESTRVYRLQLDTGERIIGRQVSPAWVVGALSTGMATLTPDGAFTALMDGKTVLDLAEGLKLRRVRVMGVNRIELSGFTDAMRDRLRAYGLFHEIISWKLRLFVPTDASGPAILGKVLERYPLSRISESAAA; via the coding sequence ATGAAATACATCTCCGCTTCTGCCGCCGCATCCGCGTGCTTTGAGGCCGCTTCCGATATCGCAGGCCGATCTGCCGCGATTGGCCTGGCCGCGCAACTTCTCCTTCCTCATCTCGAAAGTGGTCGTCGCATCGATGCGCCGCTCCTGCGCGTCGCCATGGACGCCGCTTTTGGCGGCACCGACGCTTCGGGAGCCTGGGCCTGGAAGACCGGCTACGACGCCTGTGAAGCGGCGACGGTGCTGTTCCTGCGCAAGTTCGCCCCGGCGATGCGCGCACGCGCCGCATCGCCGGTCGCCATGCTGCCGATGCTGGTCAAAATCAACAGCCTTCTTCCTACCCATACCCGCCGCTCCGAAGAGAGCGAGACGTTCCAACAGTTCAGTACGCCCATTCCGCTCAGTTTTGTGGCGAGCCTGGCCGCCGCGATCACGCCGGCTGACGTTGTCCTGGAGCCGTCGGCCGGCACCGGGCTGCTTGCGATCCTCGCCGAACTCGCCGGGGGATCTCTTGCCCTCAACGAGTTGGCCGAAACCCGCGCGGGACTTTTGTCACTCCTCTTTCCCGGCATCGCGGTGACCTCGTTCGATGCTGCGCACATCGACGATCATCTCAACACCGACACCGTCCCCAGCGTCGTGCTGATGAACCCGCCGTTCTCGGCCGTCGCCAACGTCGACCGCCGCATGGCCGATGCAGCGCTCCGTCATATTTCCTCGGCGTTGGCACGCCTGGCCGAAGGCGGTCGTCTGGTCGCGATATCAGGCGCGAGCTGCGCGCCCGACAATCCAGCATGGAGGGACGCCTTCATCGCCTTGCAGGAACGCGGGCGCGTCGTGTTCTCGGCCGCCATCGACGGCGCGGTCTACGCCAAACACGGCACCAGCATCGATACGCGCCTGACCGTGATCGACAAGGAACCCGCTGAAGATACGACGGTGTTTCCGCTGTCTCCGGGCATGGCGCCGGATTTAGCGATATTGCTCGGCTGGGTGATGCAGCAGGTGCCACCTCGGTCTCCGATCGGATCGACTGTCGCCAATGTAGCGACCCCGCGTCCGGTCATTCCCAAAACGGTGCGGGCCTGCGCCATGCGCCCGTCCTCCACCCCAGCTCCGGCGATGGAGCCTGCCGCGACCGAACTCGCCTACGAAACCCTGGCGTGGCACCCCGTCGAGCACGGCCGCATCACCGAAGCCCTCTACGAACAGTACGGCTTACAGTCGATCCGTATTCCCGGCTCCCAAGCCCATCCCACCATGCTCGTGCAGTCAACGGCGATGGCGTCGGTCGCACCACCCATTCCCTCTTATCGGCCGCATCTTCCCGCGAATGTGGTGTCGGACGGCCTGCTGTCGGATGCACAGCTTGAATCCGTGATCTATGCCGGCGAAGCCCATGGCGGCACTCTCCAGGGATCATGGACGGTCGACGAGACGTTCGATTTCGTCTCGGCTGCGCCCGCGGACGCCGAGAACGCCGTCCAGTTTCGGCGTGGCTGGTTTCTTGGTGATGGAACTGGCGCCGGCAAGGGCCGTCAGGTCGCCGGTATCCTGCTCGACAACTGGCTCAAGGGTCGCCGCCGTGCAGTGTGGGTCAGCAAATCCGACAAGCTGATCGAGGACGCCCAGCGTGACTGGTCCGCACTCGGCCAGGAACGCCTGCTGGTGACACCGCTCTCGCGTTTCCGTCAGGGCACACCGATCCGTCTGGAGCAGGGCATCCTTTTCACCACCTACGCCACGCTACGTTCCGACGCGCGTGACGAGAAGGTTTCTCGGGTCCGGCAAATCGTTGAATGGTTGAGCAGGGATTTCGACGGCGTGATCATTTTTGACGAGTCTCACGCGATGCAGAATGCGGCGGGCGGGAAAGGTGAACGTGGCGGCGCGGCCGCTTCACAACAGGGCCGCGCGGGGCTTCGCCTGCAACATGCCTTGCCGAACGCGCGCATCGTCTACGTCTCGGCGACCGGCGCCACTACGGTCCACAATCTCGCCTATGCGCAGCGGCTTGGACTGTGGGGCGGCGAAGATTTCCCATTCGCCACCCGGGCGGAGTTCGTTGAGGCGATTGAGGCCGGTGGTGTCGCGGCGATGGAAGTACTGGCGCGCGATCTCAAGGCGCTCGGTCTCTATGCCGCCAGATCGCTGTCATATGAGGGCGTCGAATACGAGCTGGTTGAGCATACGCTCACCGACGAGCAGAGTCGCATCTATGACGCTTATGCGGGCGCGTTCAGCGTCATCCATAACAATCTCGATGCGGCGATGCAGGCGGCCAACATCACCGGCTCCACCGGCACTTTGAACGCGCAGGTGAAGTCCGCCGCGCGCTCCGCCTTTGAGAGCGCCAAGCAGCGTTTCTTCAACCACCTCATTACGGCGATGAAGATGCCGTCGCTGATCGCAGCCATTGATCGCGATCTTGCGGCGGGCCATGCCGCCGTGATCCAGATTGTTTCGACCGGCGAGGCGCTGATGGAACGGCGGCTCGCCGAAATTCCGACCGAGGAATGGGGCGACGTCCAGGTCGACATTACCCCGCGCGAATACGTGCTGGATTATCTCGCGCATTCGTTCCCGACCCAGCTCTACGAGCCCTTCATCGACAGCGAGGGCAATTTGTCGTCACGGCCGGTATACCGTGACGGCCAGCCAGTGCAGTGTCGGGACGCCGTCGCGCGCCGCGACCGGCTGATCGAAAAACTCGCCTCGTTAACGCCTGTCCACGGCGCGCTCGATCAGATCGTTCAGCGCTTCGGCACCGACATGGTGGCCGAAGTCACCGGCCGTTCGCGCCGGATCGTTCGCAAGCGGGGCGCCGATCGCATCGATCGGCTCGTGGTCGAGAACCGCGCGGGTTCGGCGAATCTCGCCGAAACCCAGGCGTTCATGGATGACGACAAGCGCATCCTCGTTTTCTCCGAAGCAGGCGGTACCGGACGCAGTTATCATGCGGAGCTGTCAGCCAAAAACCGCCGCCTTCGGGTTCACTACCTTCTTGAGGCCGGATGGAAGGCCGATGCCGCCATTCAGGGCCTTGGCCGTACCAACCGCACCAACCAGGTGCAGCCGCCGCTGTTCCGCCCGATCGCGACCAACGTGAAGGCCGAGAAGCGCTTTCTCTCGACCATCGCGCGGCGTCTCGACACCCTCGGCGCCATCACCAAAGGCCAGCGCCAGACCGGCGGGCAGGGGTTGTTCAGATCCGAGGACAATTTGGAGAGCCACTATGCCGGCGATGCCCTGCGGCAGCTCTACGTTCTCCTTGTCATGGGCAAGGTCGAGGATTGTTCACTCCAGACGTTTGAGGATACCACAGGGCTCAAGCTTATGGATGCCAACGGCATCAGGGACGAATTGCCGCCGATCACGACCTTCCTCAACCGTCTGCTGGCGATGACTATCGATCTGCAGAACATCCTGTTCACGGCTTTCGAACGATTGCTGACCTCGCGCATCGAGGGGGCGATCGCAAGCGGTACCTATGATGTCGGATTGGAAACGCTCACGGCAGAGTCCTTTGCCATCGCCGATCGGCAGACCATCTACACCCATCCCGGCACGTCGGCCGAGACCCGTCTGCTGACGATCACCCAACGTGATCGCAACAGACCCGTTACCCTCGACGACGCGCTCAATCGTCTCGCCGATCCGCGCGCCGCGCTCCTGGTCAACAGCCAGTCGAGACGAGCGGCAGTGCAGGTACCGGCTCGCAGTCTGATGACTGACGACGGTGAGGTCGAACGCCGGGTGCGTCTCATTCGACCGATGGAGCATCCAACTGTCGCGTTGGCGATGATGCCACAGACCCACTGGCAGGAGACCGACCGCGAGACCTTTTCGCGTGTCTGGACCGCGGAGGTTGCCGAGGTACCGGAATTCACCGACAGCGAGATCCACATCGTGTCTGGATTGTTGTTACCGATCTGGAAGCGCCTGCCCAACGAGTCGACGCGGGTCTACCGGCTCCAACTGGATACCGGCGAGCGCATCATTGGCCGCCAGGTCTCGCCGGCTTGGGTCGTGGGCGCACTTTCAACCGGTATGGCGACGTTGACGCCGGACGGGGCCTTTACGGCGCTGATGGACGGCAAGACCGTGCTCGATCTCGCCGAAGGCCTGAAACTTCGTCGCGTCCGCGTCATGGGTGTGAACCGCATCGAACTGTCCGGTTTTACAGACGCGATGCGGGACCGGCTGCGAGCCTATGGCCTGTTCCACGAAATCATCTCGTGGAAGCTGCGCTTGTTCGTGCCGACGGACGCTTCCGGGCCGGCAATCCTGGGCAAAGTGCTGGAGCGCTATCCGCTCTCGCGCATCTCCGAATCTGCGGCGGCGTGA
- a CDS encoding ParB/RepB/Spo0J family partition protein, which produces MASAVQKIKLSPSRDIPFNKLVLSQSNVRRVKAGISIEQLAESIAQRTLLQSLSVRAAVDADGTETGMFEVPAGGRRYRALELLVKQKRMAKTQPVPCVVRDGGIAEDDSLAENDERVGLHPLDQFRAFQILRDGGMSEEDIAARHFVTPAIVKQRLRLASVSPKLHDVYAEDGMTLEQLMALTVTGDQARQEQVWDNVSRSQNDEPYQIRRMLTEHTVRASDRRAQFVGLDAYEQAGGVVLRDLFQHDDGGWLQDIPLLDRMVTEKLRIVAEAIAAEGWKWITVAVDFPYGQSNGLRQLDGQPAELTEEERATLDALNAEYARIETDYQDADELPDEIDQRLGEIEAARSVLEARSLIYDPADIARAGTFVSIDAEGLLSIDRGYVRPEDEVPHVPEGDADAGGEPVDNREPGTIKRAVITVGGASTEPVGEDDAVKPLPDRLVTELTAHRTLALRDALANSPAVAFQAVLHNFVLATFYRFASSSGCLEISIRTPTFPAQAAGLKESAPAVAIDGRHDGWKARLPKEEGGLWDALAALDRTAQAALFAHCASSAVNALHEPANRYNEGRVSAHGVRRRLDQADALARAVGLDMVTAGWKPTADNYLGRVTKPRILQAVREAKGEPSVQLIDHLKKGDMAREAERLLDGTGWLPEPLRLPDIDDAQQGPAADVEALPEFLSEDDEVAADADEDRPQIIAAE; this is translated from the coding sequence ATGGCAAGCGCCGTTCAGAAGATCAAACTCAGTCCGTCCCGGGACATTCCTTTCAACAAGCTGGTCTTGAGCCAGTCAAATGTTCGCCGCGTCAAGGCGGGCATCTCGATCGAGCAACTGGCCGAGAGCATCGCGCAACGCACCTTGCTGCAAAGCCTCAGCGTCCGTGCCGCCGTCGACGCCGACGGCACGGAGACCGGCATGTTCGAGGTGCCTGCGGGCGGGCGTCGATACCGCGCCCTCGAGCTTCTGGTGAAGCAGAAGCGCATGGCGAAGACGCAACCGGTCCCCTGCGTGGTCAGGGACGGCGGTATTGCCGAAGACGACTCGCTTGCGGAAAACGACGAACGCGTCGGCCTGCATCCGCTCGATCAGTTCCGTGCGTTCCAGATCCTCCGTGACGGCGGCATGAGCGAAGAGGACATCGCCGCACGACATTTCGTGACACCGGCTATCGTCAAGCAGCGCCTGCGCCTGGCTTCGGTGTCGCCGAAGCTGCACGACGTCTACGCCGAGGATGGCATGACGCTGGAGCAACTCATGGCCCTTACCGTCACCGGCGACCAGGCGCGTCAGGAGCAGGTTTGGGACAATGTGAGCCGTTCTCAGAACGACGAGCCGTACCAGATCCGCCGGATGCTCACGGAACACACCGTCCGCGCCTCCGACCGCCGGGCCCAATTCGTCGGGCTCGACGCGTACGAGCAGGCGGGTGGCGTCGTGCTGCGCGATTTGTTTCAGCACGATGACGGGGGGTGGCTGCAGGACATACCGTTGCTCGATCGTATGGTCACGGAGAAGCTCAGGATCGTGGCCGAGGCGATCGCGGCCGAGGGCTGGAAGTGGATCACAGTTGCCGTCGACTTCCCCTACGGTCAGTCCAACGGGCTGCGCCAACTCGACGGTCAGCCGGCTGAACTGACGGAGGAGGAGCGGGCGACGCTCGACGCCTTGAATGCCGAGTACGCCAGGATCGAGACCGACTATCAGGACGCCGACGAACTGCCTGACGAGATCGACCAGCGTCTTGGCGAGATCGAGGCGGCGCGTTCGGTATTGGAAGCTCGATCGCTCATCTACGATCCGGCCGACATCGCCCGTGCCGGCACCTTCGTCAGTATCGACGCCGAAGGTTTACTCTCGATCGACCGCGGTTACGTTCGTCCTGAGGACGAGGTGCCCCACGTCCCCGAAGGCGACGCCGACGCTGGGGGAGAGCCAGTCGACAACCGGGAGCCCGGTACGATCAAGCGTGCCGTCATCACGGTCGGTGGTGCGTCGACCGAGCCAGTCGGCGAAGACGATGCCGTAAAGCCGCTACCGGACCGGCTCGTCACCGAGTTGACAGCGCATCGCACGCTGGCGCTGCGCGATGCACTGGCCAACAGCCCCGCCGTCGCCTTCCAGGCGGTTCTGCACAATTTCGTGCTGGCGACCTTCTACCGTTTCGCATCGTCGAGCGGCTGCCTGGAGATCTCGATCCGAACGCCGACGTTCCCCGCTCAGGCTGCCGGCCTGAAGGAGAGCGCGCCGGCTGTCGCCATCGACGGACGCCACGATGGATGGAAGGCGCGGTTGCCCAAGGAGGAGGGCGGCCTGTGGGACGCGCTTGCTGCGCTCGACAGGACCGCGCAGGCGGCCCTGTTCGCGCACTGCGCCTCGTCCGCGGTCAACGCACTTCACGAACCCGCCAACCGGTACAATGAGGGGCGCGTCTCCGCCCACGGCGTCCGACGCCGGCTCGATCAGGCCGATGCCCTGGCTCGCGCTGTCGGGCTCGACATGGTGACCGCAGGCTGGAAGCCGACTGCCGATAACTACCTTGGCCGCGTCACCAAGCCCCGCATTCTCCAGGCGGTGCGCGAGGCCAAGGGTGAGCCGTCGGTGCAACTCATCGACCACCTGAAGAAAGGCGACATGGCGCGGGAGGCCGAGCGTTTGCTCGATGGCACGGGCTGGCTGCCCGAGCCGCTACGTCTCCCTGACATCGATGACGCGCAGCAAGGTCCGGCTGCGGACGTCGAGGCGCTTCCGGAATTCCTCTCGGAGGACGACGAAGTCGCCGCCGACGCAGACGAAGACCGGCCCCAAATCATCGCAGCTGAATAG